CAATGAAACGGATGATAAGTTTAAAGGACCAAAGAATGTAAGTCattcaattaaaatgtattcacCACAATAGTACAATACCATTAAAGCCTACTGTGCTTGCCAAAGCTAATTTTTCACAATGATTTGTCTCTCATTTAAGAAAGGAGAAGGATCgacaaaaaacagagaaaaagaagaaagaagatcCGTCAGCCATCAAAGAACAAGAAGTGTAAGAATTACtaaagtttatttctttctatgttGCTTAAAAAGTTCTCCAGAATGTTTTGCATCCAGATTGATTATTTACTCTGGTTTGATTATAAAAAAGAGATGATTGTGTGTACTGATACACTGTCTTTATTACCGCAGGCAAAAATATCCATCGTGTATGTTCTTCCAGTACAACACTCAGCTTGGTCCTCCCTATCACATTCTCGTAGACACAAACTTCATCAACTTCTCCATAAAGGCCAAACTCGATGTTGTTCAGTCAATGATGGACTGCCTTTATGCAAAATGTGAGTGATTACTGTGTTTTATTTGCCtcattacataattttttttttaatcactgacgGCACTGAACTTATGTGCATTATGTCTGGTTTTTGTTTGTCAGGTATTCCTTGCATCACAGATTGTGTCATGGCTGAGCTTGAAAAACTTGGGATGAAATACAGAGTTGCCTTGAGGTAACAGGCTGCGTTCAGACTTATTTTGCATTGTGTGTATATGCTGTAGTAAAGTAATATATGAATGAATGTAATATGTTGACATTTATGGATTTGAAATATGTGCCATATATGGTGTtcactgcctggtcaaaaaaaacaacatgttgCACACtttaagatttcattcagtcacatttagctttgattacagcatacACATGTGGTCtccagtttatgtgtgaaaGTTATtgctcatgctcccagaaacactctttcacattctaagtcctggaatatgtctgtgccatcaggtcagaaaaactccattgatgtgataacaaggtcattcagtacatttaggtcatcagttgacttcatttattttccacacaacatttctagacctgaccaacttaTCAGGCTCAAatgaggcttgtacagtggccaatATTCATGATGGGTgaatcgcttcatgcgctttcTTTCTTACCTTGACACTGCCATCgatctggaatagggtcaacctgaactcatcaaaccacatgGACTTTTTTCATAAAGATTGcttcaatctttatgctccctagcaaattgaggCCTTTTTTATCATTAGCCTCACTAAAAAGTGATTTTCAtaaggacacacagctgtttaaatccTGTCCTTTAAGTTTTCATAACAATGTATGTGTGGAAATCCTCTTAGTTTAACTATTACACATAGTTTTTCCTGTTtaatttttaccatgcaacttcaccaagtgtttaattaatttctatttatttttttgcgccaggagagacacagtcacacacactaacatgttGTATGTTGGAAAGGTCATGTGGTGTAGGTGCTTGACCAAATGCCTTTGCCATCGACATCTGTGTCTACAAAGTACAATAActattgtaaaatgtaaaatcctGAAGGCCAAAAAAGTGAAAGTTGGACAGATGACCAACCAGGAGGTGTTAGCTCATGTttgggggagagggagagagagaggtagaatGTGAAAGTGATTGTGGAAGAGTTAGCATCTTCAGAATGGATGCTAGAGGAGACAGAAAGGTAAAACCAGGGAAGATTTAACAGGGTAATATCAGATCCCAAAGGAAGAGAGTAGaattaacttattttttattttttaaaaatccgtTACCAATTCTTCTATGGTAGTTTGACTGAACCTTCACAGAGCCTTTATAAGGAGGCATAAATGTACACTAGCTGTTTTTtgtaatatgtttatttaatatttatgaaattTCCCCATGACATCATTCATTGTTTTCaactttttcagattttattttttatttttttttcattttgttatataGAACATAAagcaatatgaataaaaaagttGGTATTACATAAGCTCAAtcatttaagattttattatagAAGCTGTTGTGGAAGATCACATGTTTAAGTGTACAGTAACTGGTACAATCTTGTGATTTTTATCATTTCTAGTTGTTCAATTTAGCTGTGAGAATTTTGGGGATCTTTAAGGCTTcatggcttttattgtcattgtctTGTCTTTGTAGAATAGCTAAGGACCCTCGTTTTGAACGCTTGCCATGCTCACATAAGGGAACATACGCTGATGACTGCTTAGTGCAGAGGGTAACTCAAGTAAGGTTGCCATCTGTCTCTTGATCTACATCTTAAATTACAAAGATGTTACCTAAACTGAAAAGTGGCATTGAAtggtctttctttcctttccttcctAGCATAAGTGTTACATAGTGGCCACAGTAGACAGAGACCTGAAAAGGAGaattcggaagatcccaggagTCCCAATCATGTACATCTCTAATCACAGGTAATCAAATGCATGGGTTtgctataataaatattttttgctcTTGAACATGAATTgtctaatttttctttttacacaaaTTACTATGCATTATTTTAAGCAGTTCTGGCACTTAGCCAGTAGAGGGCGAATAATTCATCAGTGAATTTTTCTTTGTGTAAGAAAtgattgtaaataataatacaattttacaaattttatgaCTACAATAAGAAGTCAATAATTGAGAGTGCACGGTTGAATATCtttatcagtattttttttttaaacacatcttcTATTAGAcatcttttaattctgtaagtACACAAACTCCCAGGATAGTGTGTGTACTGCTGTTTTTACATTGGAATTTTAGGAGGAATTTACATTCAATTTAACTTTTGCTTCACTCAACAGGTATAACATTGAACGAATGCCAGATGATTATGGTGCACCAAGATTATAGTACAGAAATTATGCAAGCGACCTAACTTTTCAATCTTGTTTTAGATTCTGTAATAAACCAGAGCATTGTATTCTTGAGTAATTCAACATTTGACTTTTGTCTCATGCCTTTGTccatttgcttgttttttcctGTACAATAAAAAGTCAATTATTTAGgcaaatgaaaataaactaCCTTGTATAAGTGGAttatgtgttgtgtgtttatgaAATTTATAGTAACTTTGTTCTAATGGCCTGTAAAACGTGTATAATAAAAGTCATAAAATTGTTCTTGTGTTAAATAttggtataaaaataaatggcggcatggtgacttagtggttagcaccgtcacctTGCACCACTAGGGTTGGGATCGATTctcgcctcagggtctgtggatgaagtttgcatgttctccccaagcttgatgggtttctctAGGTaattcggtttcctcccacagtcaaaaaacaaagaatCGACATTCCTAAATTTCCCGTAATGTGTGAGTGACAAACGGGCGTCGAGCTAGGAACTTGACCCTTTAAGTAAATCACGGAAACGACAGATACAACTCCAGGGTGGGGTGTACCTGTCGACTGAAGTGCTATGATGGCACGTATATggaccaaaaaatatatattttaaatcaataaagctATTCCAGGCGGTGGTGTCCCAGTGTGTTCAGGTTCTGAATTACTAATCGGAAGGTTGATGGTTCGAGCCCCtattgctgctgttgggcccttgaacaaggcccttaactctgtCTGCACCAGGGGTgccgtataatggctgaccGCAGTCTATTAACAAAGCTGGGATATGAGAAgaattaaaaagaattaaaaaaatttactgtGCAGTTATttatatgtgatgaataaaagcttaacttaaaatagtaataataaacagtaacaGTGTAGCACTTATCTAGAACttgaaagttttaaaaaatatatattctttaaatttgtattaaacaaaaagtattttttatatttatagttaCTAAGATTAAGATCAGTGCTTATTTGATGTCTGCTTATTTTACACATCATTTCTGACAGACTAAAGCTTTGCTAATTACTCCATCCACTCTCTCAGCGCAGGCTTAATTAGAAGACATTAAGTCTGCAGGATCTGACCAAGCCTTGGCTGAACTTCAAATACAGCTGTATTGCATACATAATGCACTGCTTATATGACGAATAGTCTGTTTTTACACCCTAGAAAGGGCACCTAGATACGGAGTGGGGAGGTGTTTGAGATCCGACTGCTATGGTTGCGAGCCATTTATGCCGCGCATGCGCAGTAGAGCACGGTCTGGGAGTGTCGATGCGCGTTCACAGCGTAGCCGGCGTTAGATCAGCGCCAGTGTCTGGATAACGGCTTACTGGGACTGGGAGTCGCGGGTTAAAAACGGTGCACTGGGAGAAAACGGACATACATGTGGTtaaatgtgtgtgagaaacagagATAGGAAGAAAAATGACACTGAATTATTTATTCAGCAGCCCGGAGCTGGACTGAGCGACCTCGGGAACGGACATACCGGTATTTGTGTCGCTTTTTGTTCTCGATTTGAGACACTTTCAGCTTTTAACTAAGAATACAGAGCACTGTCGGGGTTTaatggtttttttcttttcgttgTTTTTTCGCGTGTCGTTTTTAAAAACGAGTAAACAGCAGAGCCTGGGCTAACAGCCGGGTATCCTTACAGGAAAGCACCGGAATTAACCGACGTGTCTTTCTCATTAGCGCTAATTGCAGAACAAATGGCTAAAATTTCCAGAAGTGAAACACACTGCATCTCTTAGTTTCTTCTCATAGCggaatttttttcaaatgtacAATTTTTCAGCAACTAGGGTATTAGACtaataaaagacatttttaaaattattattattattattattattatatattcccTGTTTTATGAAACATGGCGCAGTGTTTGTTTAGTTAACACAGGTTAAAGTAGGCTAGTTAATAATCCGGGTAACTGCACCACCAGGTGTGTTGGTATGAGCCCTAGATGCCAGTCACGTGCTGTGGGCGTGTCCATCACCTTGCGTCTCCAAGGAGACTGATGGACAAAGCGGGAATTGGCATCTGCCTAAGTCAGCCCCTGTCCAAGGCAAAGGTCACCGGGGGCGTGTCCTCGATGCCTCGGCCTGCTCCGAGTTTGGAGGGCGTGGAGGAGCGGGACGAGGAGCAGGAGGACGACGGAGAGGAAGATCTGCGAGACGGAGGGATTCCGTTCATCGTGAATCGGGGAGGCTTGCCAGTGAATGAAGAAACCTGGGAGCAGATGTGGAGACACGTGACCCGGATCCACCCAGAAGGAGTGGAAGTGGAGAAGAGGATCCGGGGATCCACCGACCTGCCGAAGGTCCATACACatcttctgttattctgttcATTCAGGATGGATAGGGTGGCCCCATCTCAAAAGTCTCAATGTTTTGCCTAGGAAATGCTCAAATTGACAGATATAATGTAACAGCACTTTTAAGATGTATGAGAACTAAAGTCATTTCCTCCCTTACTGCAACAAATGTTCTGGGCTTATTATGAAAAATCACAACGTGTTAGGGTTGGTTCTGGTTTATCTTGTGTTATTAGTTTTTAAGCCGTTGTGATGTCacaattaacttttaaattaagtaaaatattaaatttaatataacaaACGTATGGTGCACCTGcatgtttaacttttattttttctttcttcttaacTGTCTAcatatacattattaataattaccCACTGCAGTTAAtccatgccttttttttgttgttgttttaaatccTTGCTTGGTTCGATCCTGCACTTGGGTTGCTGTCTGTCCAGAGTCTGAATGTTCTCTCTATGCCCATGTGGTTTTCCTCCAGGTTTTCCATTTTCCTTCTATTTCacaagcatgtgtgtatcatataccctttattttgtttgttcatgCGCAGGTATGTGTATAGTGTCCCCTGTTGAACTGGTATCTTGTCCAGGATAAACTCAACAGCCAAAAGCAGTAGATATCCATATATGGTGTCAATTTGTCAGTTCATAGATTTCTATGCCTACATTTGTTcgaagacatgtagattaggttaactgaCACTCCAAAATTGGGCACTGTGCCtatgtatgtgccctgcaatgaattggcacccggTCCAGGGTGCATCCTGGttagggataggctccaggccccagtgAATAAGcgggataagcagtatagaagataaataagTGAATATCTTGCCTTTGTGCCTATAAGTCCTGCATAGACCACTTTTAATTCTTCAGTCTTTCTCAGCCCTACTTATTGTTCAGTAGATATACTTTATTTCtattttgacctttttttatatatatatacctgttCCCCTTTTATGTAATCTTACCTCTTGTTCTTTTAAATTGTCAGCTTCAAAGCTTATATCAAATACTCAAGCAGTATAACACCATCACCTTCAACATCATGTAATTTTTGGGCCTGAATCAgttatagaaaaacaaaacgGTCACTGTTTATGTTCTAAACTCTCTATTGTTCTTGATACTCTGCTAGCATAATCCCAAAAAATCTTTGagaatttaaagttttttttcctccaacaaGATTTCTCATTCTGTCTTACAAGCTGAGAATTTCCAAAGCTTGCCTAATGATCCTTAAGATGCATAACACATTTCAGATACTCGCCCTGTGTTGTGCATTGTGTTTGTTTAGAAGCACAAACGTGCttcatttatttcagatttgaattaatgatgtaaatgtgtatgtatttaATCATAAACTTAATACTCTGTAACCTTGCTCTGTAGCAAGCTACAGCTTTCAAATGCAGAAGTTCATGCAGCAACACTGTCAAGAAAATGTATCGtccattaacacattaacacacagtgcatcacatgAATGTAATGGGAGTCAGATGACGGATTGCTGACTCTGCAGAGTGATTGTAACCGGGTCAGCATGAGATCATAGCTCCTTCTTGGTAGAACATCATGACATTGTGGTCATCAAACAGGCATGTCTTTAAAGCCTTAAAATTGCATATTTACCATGTACATATTTTTAGTACACTCCTACATAGCAAGTAATCCTGAGGAACACCCttttatattcaatatatttatGTGTAAGAGCTCTgagaaaaattatgttttaatatcgCTGATACTGATACACTTTAAATATTGCTGAGTCTGAATTAAAATCCCTTATACTTTATCCCAGTATACAGAGCCAGACTTCCTGGCTCCTTTACAGTTCAGTTATCAGTATACATTTACAGAGAGTGTACAGTCTAGACAAAACACACATTGAAAAGACTAAATAATTGATCTTTTCAAGAAATGTCAAAAGTACAGAAATGCTCAACGTTTTTATTCTGAGCTAAGTGTTACGACAGTAATacaatgatctt
This genomic stretch from Clarias gariepinus isolate MV-2021 ecotype Netherlands chromosome 13, CGAR_prim_01v2, whole genome shotgun sequence harbors:
- the fcf1 gene encoding rRNA-processing protein FCF1 homolog; its protein translation is MGKQKKQKYAAMKRMISLKDQRIKEKDRQKTEKKKKEDPSAIKEQEVQKYPSCMFFQYNTQLGPPYHILVDTNFINFSIKAKLDVVQSMMDCLYAKCIPCITDCVMAELEKLGMKYRVALRIAKDPRFERLPCSHKGTYADDCLVQRVTQHKCYIVATVDRDLKRRIRKIPGVPIMYISNHRYNIERMPDDYGAPRL